Part of the Devosia sp. SL43 genome, CCATACGCCACCGAGGTGGTAAACGACCGGCGGCCCAGTTCATCCACCAGCGTCTCACCCGTCGCCGGGTCCATTACCGGCATGATGCCGACCGGGAAGCGCGCCACGCCCTTGCTGTCGACGTTGTCGTTCATGACTAGCGTGCAGAGCATGGCCGGCTGGTGCTCGCGCTCGCGATACTCAACATGCTTGGCCTTGCCGCAGAAGTCGGCCTCCTTGACCTTCGGACGGGCCAGGTCGGCTTCGAGCAGGTTGTATTCGGTCAGCAGGTCCGCATTCTGCAAGCGCAGGCTCTTCTCCATGCGGCGGGTATTGGCGTAGGTCTCGACGCCCACGGCAATGACGCCGGTGGAACGCAACGCATCCCACACCGCCAGGCCGTCTTCGTAGGCCATGTGCAGCTCCCAGCCCTGCTCGCCAACATAGGAAATGCGGAACGCAGTCACCGACTTGTCGGCAATGGTGAGCGGCCTGATGGCAGCAAACGGGAAGTTTTCTGCCAGCAGCACCGATGGATCTTCCACCAGCTTGCTGAGGTTTTCGCGCGCGTTCGGGCCCCAGATGCCGATGGTGATGTTCTTCTCGGTCACGTCGGTGATGGTGACGTCGAGCCCGCGATCCTGCGCCGTGCGGCGCATATACTGCAGGTCGCGCGGCCCGGCATCGGCGCCGTTGACCATGCGAATACGGTCGGCCATGCGGATGACGGTGAAGTCGGCTCGCACCATGCCCTGGTCGTCGAGAAAGTGGGTGTAGATGCCCTTTCCGATATTGGCATCGCCGCCGATCTTGGCCGCGCAGAGCCACTCCATCAGCTCGACATGGTCGGGCCCCTCGATGTCGCAGATGTAGAAATGCGACAGGTTGATGATGCCGCAATTCTCGGTCATTTCGAGATGCTCGGCATTGGACACGCGCCAGAAATGGCGGTTGTCCCATTCGTTCTCACGCACCGGCACGCGGTCCCCGAACTTTTCGAGCAGGTGCTCGTTGGCGGCGTAGCCGTGGGCGCGCTCCCAGCCGCCCAGTTCCATGAAGTAGCCGCCAAGCTCCTTCTCGCGCTCGTGGAAGGGCGAGCGGCGGATGCCGCGGCCGCCAGCGAAGGGCTCGCGCGGGTGGACCGGCGGATTGTAAATCTTCCGCGCGGTCTCGGTGCAACGCTCTTCGATGAACTGCTCGGTCAGCTGGAAAGGCGCAAAGCGAGCATAGTCGATCTTGTTGTGATCGATCGAGGTGCGCCCATCGGTCATCCAGTCGGCAATGAGCTTGCCCATGCCCGGACCATCCTTGACCCAGATGCCGACGGCATACCACAGGCCGCGCACCTTCTGGCTCTCGCCCATCGACGGGCCGCCATCGGTGGTGGTTTGCAGCAAGCCGTTGAATGAGTGACCTTCATTGTAGCCAAGCTCAGCCAGGATCGGCGTCAGCTCCATGGCGCGTTCGAGGGGTTCCATGACCTGTTCGAGATCGAGGTCACGCTGAGATGGGGACAGGCGCGCCTGTTCCTTTTCCAGCAGCTCGCGCGGATGCACGAGGCGCGGATTGTGCTCCTCGTAATAGCCCCATTCGATCTGGCCACCTTCGGCGGTCTTCGGATCGCCCGTGTCGCGCAGATAAGCCGAGTTGCCCTGATCGCGCAGCAGCGGATAGCCGATCTCCTTGCCGGTATCGGCAAAGCCGTCATACGGACCGAAAAACGTCAGCGGATGGTCGACCGGCATGACCGGCAAGTCCTCTCCCGCCATCTCAGCGATGAGGCGCCCCCAAAGGCCGGCGCAGACCACGACGTGGTCAGCCATGATGGTCCCGCGATCGGTGACGACGCCCTTAATGCGGCCGTCTTCGATCACCAGCGACTTGGCGGAGGTATTGGCGAAGGCCTGCAGCTTGCCGGCGGTGACCGCCTGGTCGACCAGCTTGCCGGCGACGGTCTGCGACCGCGGAATGACGAGGCCGGCATCGGGATCCCAAAGACCGCCCTGGATCATGCTCTCCTCGACCAGTGGCATCTTCGCCTTGATCTCGGCCGGGTCCATCAGCCGCGCGCGCGTACCGAAAGCCTTGCCGGACGAAACCTTGCGCTTGATCTCGTCCATGCGGGCGTCATCGCCGACACGGGCAACTTCTATGCCGCCGACGCGGGCGTAGTGGCCCATCTTGTCGAAGAAATCGATGGAATAGAGCGTGGTCCAGCAGCTCAGGAAGTCATGGCTGGTAGTGTAGCAAAAGTCCGACGCATGGGCGGTGGAGCCGATATCGGTGGGGATGCCCGACTTGTCGATACCGACGATATCGTCCCAGCCGCGCTCGACCAGATGGTGGGCGATCGACGCGCCCACGATCCCGCCCAATCCGACGATGACGACCCGCGCCTTTTCGGGAAACGCTGCCATTCTCTATGTACTCCGTATGGGTGGGCGCGATGGACGCAGGATCACTGCGTGAAGACGACAGTCCGATGATGGTTCAGCATGACGCGGCCTTCCAGATGAAACTTCACCGCACGGGCCAAAACACGCGATTCGATATCGCGGCCGGCGGCGACGAAATCCTCGGTCGTCATGGCGTGGCTGACACGCTCGGTTTCCTGCTCGATGATCGGACCCTCATCGAGGTCGGCGGTCACATAGTGGCCCGTCGCGCCGATCAGCTTCACGCCGCGCTCATGCGCCTGGTGATAGGGCTTCGCGCCCTTGAAGCTGGGCAGGAACGAGTGGTGGATATTGATGATCATGCCGAACAGGCGGTTCGACAGGTTGTCGGACAGAACCTGCATATAGCGGGCCAGCACCACCAGTTCCGACCCGGTTTCCCGGACCAGTTCGATGAGTTGCTCTTCGCGCTCGGTCTTATTGTCCTTGTTCACCGGCCAGTAGTAGTAGGGAATACCCTCATGCTCGGCCGTCCCGCGCGAGTCCTCGTGGTTGGATACGACGGCGGCAACCTCGGCATTCAGCCAGCCGACCTTGATCTGGTACAGGATGTGCAACAGGCCATGGTCGAATTTGGAGACCATGATGATGATCTTGGGCCGGCGCGACAGGTCCTCGATCTTGAGCTTCATGTCGAAGCGATCGACCGACGGCTTCAGTGCCAATTCCAGCACATCCCGGGTGATCGCCGCCGGCACCGCGAAGGCGATGCGAAGGAACAGCTGATTGGTCGGGCGGTCGCAGAACTGGTTGGATTCCAGAATATTGGCGCCGCGCGCCGCCAGCGCGGTGGTGATCGCGGCCACAATGCCGGGTTGGTCGAGGCAGCTCAATTTCAGAATGAACTTGGTCTCGGTCATCGTGCTTCCGTTCGGGTTTGGGCTTAGAGCTGGCGCTCGAGTTCCGGGATCAGTTCGAAAAGGTCACCGACCAGGCCATAATCAGCGACCTGGAAGATCGGCGCGTCCTCATCCTTGTTGATGGCGACGATGATCTTG contains:
- a CDS encoding GcvT family protein — its product is MAAFPEKARVVIVGLGGIVGASIAHHLVERGWDDIVGIDKSGIPTDIGSTAHASDFCYTTSHDFLSCWTTLYSIDFFDKMGHYARVGGIEVARVGDDARMDEIKRKVSSGKAFGTRARLMDPAEIKAKMPLVEESMIQGGLWDPDAGLVIPRSQTVAGKLVDQAVTAGKLQAFANTSAKSLVIEDGRIKGVVTDRGTIMADHVVVCAGLWGRLIAEMAGEDLPVMPVDHPLTFFGPYDGFADTGKEIGYPLLRDQGNSAYLRDTGDPKTAEGGQIEWGYYEEHNPRLVHPRELLEKEQARLSPSQRDLDLEQVMEPLERAMELTPILAELGYNEGHSFNGLLQTTTDGGPSMGESQKVRGLWYAVGIWVKDGPGMGKLIADWMTDGRTSIDHNKIDYARFAPFQLTEQFIEERCTETARKIYNPPVHPREPFAGGRGIRRSPFHEREKELGGYFMELGGWERAHGYAANEHLLEKFGDRVPVRENEWDNRHFWRVSNAEHLEMTENCGIINLSHFYICDIEGPDHVELMEWLCAAKIGGDANIGKGIYTHFLDDQGMVRADFTVIRMADRIRMVNGADAGPRDLQYMRRTAQDRGLDVTITDVTEKNITIGIWGPNARENLSKLVEDPSVLLAENFPFAAIRPLTIADKSVTAFRISYVGEQGWELHMAYEDGLAVWDALRSTGVIAVGVETYANTRRMEKSLRLQNADLLTEYNLLEADLARPKVKEADFCGKAKHVEYREREHQPAMLCTLVMNDNVDSKGVARFPVGIMPVMDPATGETLVDELGRRSFTTSVAYGPTIGKNIALAYLPWSHCQVGRQVTLEYFGETYPAEVASVGYKPLYDPENLKPRS
- the purU gene encoding formyltetrahydrofolate deformylase, with protein sequence MTETKFILKLSCLDQPGIVAAITTALAARGANILESNQFCDRPTNQLFLRIAFAVPAAITRDVLELALKPSVDRFDMKLKIEDLSRRPKIIIMVSKFDHGLLHILYQIKVGWLNAEVAAVVSNHEDSRGTAEHEGIPYYYWPVNKDNKTEREEQLIELVRETGSELVVLARYMQVLSDNLSNRLFGMIINIHHSFLPSFKGAKPYHQAHERGVKLIGATGHYVTADLDEGPIIEQETERVSHAMTTEDFVAAGRDIESRVLARAVKFHLEGRVMLNHHRTVVFTQ